The Desulfocurvibacter africanus subsp. africanus DSM 2603 genome includes the window GCCCCAGGCGCAGGCCGGGCATGGCATGGAACTTGGTCAGCGAGAGCAGGGTCAGCACATTGGCCGGCCGGCTTCCTGGGGCTAGGGGGGAAGGGCTAAGAGTGCCTCCGGCGGCCGGGGGAAATGATTTCCCCCGGCCCCCCTCGGTATTGTCGAGTTCGTGACAATTCCGGGTGAGTCGATCCAGCCCGGCCACGAAGTCCGCGAAGGCTTCGTCCACCAGGAACAGCGAGTCGGGATGGCGGCCGGCTAGATCGCGCAGCATAGAAGCTTGGAAAGTACGGCCTGTCGGATTATTGGGCTGGCCCATGTAGACCAGGGCCGGGCCGGCAGCCAGGGAGGCTTCCAAGCGGTTCCAGGGCAGGGCGAAGCCTTCCTCGGCCAGGAGATCCAGGCGCTCCACGGAAAGGCCTTCCAGACGGCAGGCCCGCTCGTACTCGGCATAGGATGGCACGGGCACGATGGCCCGCTCCAGTCCAGCGATGCGAGGAAGCACGGCCAGGATGTCGCTCGTGCCGTTGCCGCAAACGACTTCCTCGGGTCGTACCCCGTAACGGTGGCAGGCCGCTTCCACCAGCCCCGAGCAGTCCGGGTCAGGGTAGTGGACCAGGGCCTCCACATGCCTTGAGATGACGCCGCGCAGCCACGGCGGCGGTCCCAAAGGATTCATGGAGGCCGAGAAGTCGATGATCTCGGACTGGTCGCAGCCCGCTTGTCGGGCCAGTTCGCGCAGATTGCCACCGTGGAGCATGGAAGCACCTTCAAGCACAGAGTTATGGCGCTCCTGCTTAGCCTAAAGACGCACGCAGGCCAAGGCGGCAGAGATGGCCATCGATCCACGTTAGCACGCAATGCCGGCTGGGTATTAGAGCATTTTGCTTTCGAAAATGCTCTGCAAGCCATGCGTCGGCATGGCTTGCCGCCGCGTAGGCGTAGGCGGAATGTAATTCCGCCGTCAACGCCGAAGGGAGCGTCTGAAATGCAAAATGCTTTAAAATCAAAAGTCGGCGATCAGGGCAGAATGAGATTGCCGCGCTCGTCCAAGGTGAAGAACGGGTTCCAGGCCACTTCCCAGGGGTGCCCGTCGGGATCGGCGAAGTAGCCCGAATGGCCGCCCCAGAACACGTCCTGCGCAGGCTTGAGGATGTGTCCGCCGGCAGTTTCGGCCTCCGTCAATACTGCCGCGACTTCGGCCTTGTCGCGTACGTTGTAGGCCAGGGTGATGCCGCCGAAGGCGCACTCGCCATCGGGCAGCTTCGCATCCTCGGCCAGGGCCTTGCGGCTGTAGAGCGCCAGAGCCATGCCGCCAGCCTGGAAGAAGGTGACGTGTTCGTTGCTGGCCGCGGACGCTTGCCAGCCGAGCTGTTCGTAGAAGGCTCGACTGCGGGCCAGATCGGATACGCCGAGAGTGATTAAGCTGATGCGCGGCTCCATGTTGCCTCCGTTTCGTGTTTAGAGCATTTTGCTTTTGAAAATGCTCTGCAAGACATGCGTCGGCATGGCTTGCCGCTAGCTTCGGCGTAGGCGCAATTCACTTGCGCCGTCAACGCCGGAGCGGGCGTCATAAAAGCAATCTGCTCTAGATTCGGCTTGATATACTCAAAACGCGACTCGGACAATTACCCCAGTGATCATGCGCCGCCAGGGATCACCGTCTTTTCGGGGTGGACCCTCTTCGGCATTGTGCGGGCGGTCTGCTTGCCGTAAGAAATGTGTCGAATCCTAAGATTGAGGTACATAAGCGGCGCATAATGACGAGTAGTGGGAGCACGCCATGCATTGGATAGAAGCTTTCATTATCGAGCGGCTGGCCGATCCGGCCTTCAACCGCATCTCGCCGGACCTTTCCGATGAGGGCGAACCGGCCTTTGCCGAGCCCCTGGTGGGTTTTGCCCGCGGCGACGATCCCCTATGGGATTTTCTCAAGCAGGACATCGGCCCGTTTTTGTGGACGCCGGCCGAGGCTTATGCCCTGGCCTTTCCCCATGATCCGGCCGAACCAAGCGACCTGACGGTCATATCCTGGATTCTGCCCCAGACGGCGGCTACCCGCGCGGACCACCGCAAGTCCAGCGGCATGCCAAGCCTGCGCTGGAGCAAGGTGCGCCTGCATGGCGAACGGATCAACGAGCGCTTGCGCGCCGAGGTCGTTCGGGAACTGATCAGCAGGCATCATCCGGCCTGCGCACCGTCGCTTCTGCCCGAGTGGTCGCGCATGGAGTCTCCGAAATACGGCTTCGCCTCGCGCTGGTCCGAACGGCACGCGGCTCACGTGGCCGGCCTTGGCACCTTCGGCCTGTCGGATGGCCTCATAACGCCCCGGGGCAAGGCCGTGCGCGTGGGCAGCGTGGTCGCGCGCATCGACATCCCGGCCACAATCAGGCCTTACACGCGGCACAACGAGTGGTGCCTGCATGCGGCCACGGGCAAGTGCGGGGTGTGCATACGGCGTTGTCCTGCCGGAGCCATCAGCGAAGCCGGGCATGATAAGGTCGCTTGCCACGCATACATCCGAGGGACCACTGAACTCTTTGTCGAACGCGAACAGCTCGGCGAGCGTGTGAGCAGCTGCGGCCTGTGTCAGGCCAGCGTGCCCTGCGAGGCGGGTATCCCCAAAGCCGCATTGCGTCGGAGGCCGACATAATCCTTTGAGAAAGGCGGCGTTTCTCTGAGGCATACACCTCAAATGCGAGTTGCTCTAAGTTTCACAGAAAGGCTGGCCTCTCGCGGGACCGGCTTTGCCGATGGTGAGCCGGAGGATGGTATTAAGCCGCAGGCTTTTTTCATGCGCCTCTCGACAGGGCGCCGTGATCGAGTGCTTAACGCACCGCCACGCGTCGCACGCTTCCCTCGTGTGCTTGTGGCCGCCAACATACAAACGACTCAGCCAAACGACTCTGCGGCTTTAAAGTCTCGTTCAGCCCACCTATTTTTTTAAACAAATTTTTTAGCACCTCGCG containing:
- a CDS encoding VOC family protein yields the protein MEPRISLITLGVSDLARSRAFYEQLGWQASAASNEHVTFFQAGGMALALYSRKALAEDAKLPDGECAFGGITLAYNVRDKAEVAAVLTEAETAGGHILKPAQDVFWGGHSGYFADPDGHPWEVAWNPFFTLDERGNLILP
- a CDS encoding 4Fe-4S ferredoxin gives rise to the protein MHWIEAFIIERLADPAFNRISPDLSDEGEPAFAEPLVGFARGDDPLWDFLKQDIGPFLWTPAEAYALAFPHDPAEPSDLTVISWILPQTAATRADHRKSSGMPSLRWSKVRLHGERINERLRAEVVRELISRHHPACAPSLLPEWSRMESPKYGFASRWSERHAAHVAGLGTFGLSDGLITPRGKAVRVGSVVARIDIPATIRPYTRHNEWCLHAATGKCGVCIRRCPAGAISEAGHDKVACHAYIRGTTELFVEREQLGERVSSCGLCQASVPCEAGIPKAALRRRPT